One Lutzomyia longipalpis isolate SR_M1_2022 chromosome 4, ASM2433408v1 DNA segment encodes these proteins:
- the LOC129796396 gene encoding BLOC-3 complex member HPS1 has translation MDGLFIIGHQNIILYQDYNESLRDKFIELGKANGLLEENFEERELDSDVVMQLLNPIVTSQRIMCSQFDNRYTRLETMGDLGVHYDELFGFLYLKMGSGDVIKEKKILTACREFSRLICGPDIQLLRMDYEKNNLLRNLMKIWMELDAEDQATHLERVEYMVVSREMRNQVFAKIQDSLKNLKEEPHFVHYHGFLFSRGKLLTVYSNRGAKDVSPRDLFHIKILGTQVGGSSSCHLIYLTGVQHFCLPHILFSYRISNTLIFQLVIEYDNSDVADVIFNTLTFLCKIHNYPLDADNIKQMIDRSDMAIKQILEALRNNKLAKVEAERMGKSVDMRWSGMKKKFNELAKNSSYREVTKFFEASLPGLIDCLKLLFKTLFFDTFLTLSSNTLLMEASAVLKSHLDGGIVSESALEQQKAAMKAYIDEYPGLIHFVFVDNTDGRIISPERNWDDTRLLSREKFFSTIDLIAKYKKKGRSSVIWKGPELCFSFFTWYEDECGQYLDPKEVSACPENPTASANYYQKITETLFQRTTTVQRIKSYDLYLIHLGLVNSNLCLEHSRRISMTINDIMGSGGNPLDIL, from the exons ATGGACGGATTATTCATTATAGGACATCAGAATATTATCCTGTACCAGGACTACAATGAATCCCTACGGGATAAATTTATAGAGCTGGGAAAAGCCAATGGATTGCTCGAGGagaattttgag GAACGTGAACTTGATAGTGATGTTGTAATGCAACTCCTTAATCCCATTGTCACCTCCCAGCGCATAATGTGCAGTCAATTTGACAATAGGTACACAAGATTGGAGACAATGGGGGATCTTGGGGTACACTATGATGAGCTCTTTGGTTTCCTCTACCTCAAAATGGGATCCGGAGATGTgataaaagagaagaagatcCTCACAGCATGCAGGGAATTTAGTAGATTAATCTGTGGCCCCGATATACAACTCTTGCGAATGGATTATGAGAAGAATAACCTCCTGAGGAATCTCATGAAGATATGGATGGAATTGGATGCGGAAGATCAGGCGACGCATTTGGAGAGAGTGGAGTATATGGTGGTGTCGCGAGAGATGAGAAATCAAGTTTTCGCAAAAATCCAAGATAGCCTGAAGAATCTCAAGGAGGAACCACATTTCGTTCACTACCATGGCTTCCTCTTTAGCCGCGGGAAGCTCTTGACGGTGTACTCCAATCGTGGTGCTAAGGATGTCTCCCCGCGGGATTTGTTTCACATTAAAATCCTTGGGACACAGGTGGGTGGCTCCTCAAGTTGCCACCTAATCTACCTGACGGGTGTCCAGCACTTCTGCTTGCCGCACATTCTCTTCAGCTATCGCATATCAAACACCCTCATCTTCCAGCTGGTTATTGAGTATGACAATTCCGACGTGGCTGATGTGATTTTCAATACCCTAACATTCCTCTGCAAGATCCACAACTACCCCCTGGATGCTGATAATATTAAACAGATGATTGACAGGAGTGACATGGCCATTAAGCAAATTCTCGAGGCACTGCGCAACAATAAGCTGGCAAAAGTTGAGGCAGAACGCATGGGGAAGAGTGTTGATATGCGTTGGAGtgggatgaagaagaaattcaatgaattggCGAAGAATTCATCCTATCGTGAGGTCACAAAGTTCTTTGAGGCCTCCCTCCCAGGACTAATTGATTGTTTAAAGCTCCTCTTCAAAACCCTCTTCTTCGACACCTTCCTCACCCTTTCATCAAACACTCTTCTAATGGAAGCGTCTGCTGTGTTGAAATCCCATCTCGATGGCGGAATTGTCAGTGAATCCGCACTTGAacaacaaaaagccgccatgaAGGCCTACATCGATGAATACCCTGGGCtcattcattttgttttcgtCGACAACACCGATGGTAGGATTATTTCACCTGAACGCAATTGGGATGACACCCGCCTGCTGTCCAGGGAGAAATTCTTCAGTACAATCGATCTCATTGCGAAGTACAAGAAAAAGGGACGAAGTTCAGTCATTTGGAAGGGCCCCGAACTCTGTTTCTCCTTCTTCACGTGGTACGAAGATGAATGTGGGCAATACTTGGATCCAAAGGAGGTGTCCGCATGCCCGGAAAATCCCACAGCATCGGCAAATTACTATCAGAAAATCACCGAAACCCTCTTTCAGCGCACCACCACTGTACAACGAATTAAATCCTACGATCTCTACCTCATCCACCTTGGGCTTGTCAACTCAAATCTCTGCCTTGAGCACTCACGTCGCATTTCTATGACCATAAATGACATAATGGGTTCTGGAGGGAATCCCCTGGATATCCTCTAA